The genomic stretch tgaGGATGAAGACATTAATTTTATCCTCATCAACTCATTTTTGCCGCccatcgttattattattattttatttctgaaCCAAGTTGTCATTACTATTTGAAAAAGGCCAATTAAGTTAAAGCCAAACCTCTTCCTCCCAGTACATTTTAGACTTAATGTCACCACCCCTCCCCCGACACACACCGTTAGTCTCACATACCCGGAAATAGTTACCTGTTTCTGAGAATCTCTATCGTTGAGAGCAAAATGTTTGCTCTGAGCTCACGCGAAACACTGACCCAAGAAATAAACCTGAAGTATCATTCTGTCAAAGAAAGTGACCAAACGTCGAGGAAGAAGAAAGCATGGTGCGAAAGTTTAGAATGCGCCATTAAAGAACTCTACCCGTCATCTCGCTTGGTTCTTGTAGGATCCTCGGCAAGTGGATTTGCAATCGAAGGCTGCGATGTTGATTTGACTCTCGTTCGCCAAGGCGGAAGGCAAGTGTTTTACAGGTTGGATTCGGACGTTGAGGTCCTTCGAAAAATTCGAGACAGATTGGCGACAAGAAGGAGCAGCGTTAAAACGgaggtatattttattttaatttcacgTTCGAACCGGTGACAACAAGACCTGACAAACGCTGTCGTCAGAACAGCTTTTCGATCACTGCTTAAGCTATGATTGTCTAATGAGTGGCTGtgagaaaaatataaatacttaAAACTAAAATCATGCGAAATGTTTCCAGCATTTACCATTTGTCAgcatgatttacagtgttatgGGTCACGAAATTATTACAATCTATTCCCTCAAACAAATTCCCTAGATATTACTTGACAAAAccgagtgttttttttattattatcattatttgaaaaaatcaaGTAATATTTGCCAAAGTATACGCGAACAATCGAACAGGCATAGAATCGATTTCTGTTTCGTCGCCCTAAAACGAATTCGCGTTGATTCTACGTTTCAATGTATGGAGGTATAGCTTGTAAAGGATTCTGAACAAAAATCCCTGTGCACTGTTAAAAATACACGAGccttttattttgatttacTTTGAGAAAAATCTACGGTACGTTCAAATAAGTTATTCTCCTTAAATAGAATATTCACAGCGattgaaaaagtttttggcACTTCCGCTGGGTGTCAGTGCTGAACTTGAGTTAATTTAGTACTACTACTGAGCCCTGGATGGGGTGCGAAGACTCCCGAATTCCTGTATAAAAGTTATCGAATCACTGAACTAATAAGCTACGTATACATTTAGAGTACCAACTGGAATGGGTGGGAAATGAAAGGGGTGCTTGCAACCTAAAAGCCGGGAAGATTATTTTCCAATTGGCAATTTCCTTAAATAAGTGTTTTATATTAACttatattattcattaaaaacaGTGTTATAATCAGTTTAGAGGACCCTGTGAATAGATCTTAACATGTTTAACAAACTTGCTTTAAAGGCAAATTCAATTTGGCAAACGTGCCTGGGCATACTGAATTTGTGACACTTAAACATGACATCATTGCAAGTTAAAGAGACTTGTGCCCACTTCAtagttcaaacgtcgatcttttcatgtgccgaaatTGATACCTACAGATGTATTTTCGGTCGACCGAAATAAAACAAGTTCCTCATGATCAGTTGATTCAGATGTCGAACTTATTATTTAGTTCTCAATTCATTCTGTTTCACGATGTTCGATGGTTTCAGATGCttacaagtaaaaagaaatttttgagTAATTCATGCGTTAGGTTTGGCACAAGAGAAGTTCGATGTTTGAAACGAAGTCGCTCCTCAGCAGTCGAAATTCCCATGTTGACCACTCGATCTTAATTCACGGGTCGACTCAAATAATTAGACAGTCGCATTCAAACGTCGATCTCTTCATGTACTTAATCGAAGCCGAGGGATTAGGTTTGGTATGTTTAAACTGCGCCTTAGGTATTTCATGAGATCactttttcactgttttaacGTCGGTGATCGTGATTTTGAGTTTAGGAACATAATTTCAGGACAACATTTTAATAGCCTTCTACGATAGTTAAAGATAAGCTATCCCATGCTCTCTCTCCTTAGCTTATCAGTGGAGCAGTTGtccctatattaaagatgaatgACTGGCGCGAGCGACTGGAAGGAGACATCAGCGTTGACATACCGAATTCCATATTCAACACCTATCTGCAGAAATGTTATGGTAGCCTAGATCACAGGGTCACTCCTCTGATTGCCATCATCAAGTACTGGGCCAAAAAGTCCAGAATCACCGATGCACGTGACCATAAGTTATCTGGTtagtagttttgttttgttttctttttctttcttttttttttgggattatttcttttcaaaatcaaataatCCTGTCAAAAGCATGAAAAAGCAC from Porites lutea chromosome 1, jaPorLute2.1, whole genome shotgun sequence encodes the following:
- the LOC140937297 gene encoding poly(A) RNA polymerase GLD2-like, whose translation is MFALSSRETLTQEINLKYHSVKESDQTSRKKKAWCESLECAIKELYPSSRLVLVGSSASGFAIEGCDVDLTLVRQGGRQVFYRLDSDVEVLRKIRDRLATRRSSVKTELISGAVVPILKMNDWRERLEGDISVDIPNSIFNTYLQKCYGSLDHRVTPLIAIIKYWAKKSRITDARDHKLSGFAVVLLVIYYLQTGCSPQVIPSLQSADPINFSTSLSAETIADKLVSGYLPSVVTSYRSSNQQSLGSLLVGFFDYYSTFNWNRVLSVRQASTRAVPFDKKWTRPYIRIEDPFDGRNVTRAVYQFGPFSDIKQAITRAKQRLPHERCHLTEIL